Below is a genomic region from Bacillus cereus group sp. RP43.
TGCTGAACGATATCGATCAATAAACCAGCCATCATTTTGATTCCATATGTAATCACTCGGTGAATTTTCGTATACAAGAGGATCATTTCCGTAATCCCCAAAAAAGAAACGTACATCGTAAACACCGCTAAGTGCAACGGTTGTTTGGAAGACATCCGGATGTCTCAAGAAAAAGTTCAACGCATGATATGCTCCCATACTACACCCCGTTGTCATCATTGAATCAAACCAACCTGTTTTATGTTTAATAAATGGAATAACTTCTGAAATCACATAACGGTCATATGCTTCATGAGCTAATGCACGGTCATGCGCCGGTTTTGAGTCGTGCAGCCAACTTTCGCTATCTATACTAGCCAATGTAAAAAACTGAACTTTTCCGGATTCAATAAAGTCATGACACACATCAATTATTCCAAAATCATAGTATTCAAAATGCGTCCCTCCAGATGAAGGAAAAACTAAGATTGGCATGCCGCTGTGTCCATATCTGTTCAACAGCATTTCACGTCCTAATTCGCCACTCCAATGGTTTAAATGTTCTATATGCATAGAAAAATCTCCTATCCCTATACGTTTACAATGCTGCAATTTTTTCGTTCATGTACAAAACTGATAATGTCATCGACTTCTTCCTGCGAATCTGCATTAATCGCATAAAATTGATTTCCTTGGAGTTCCGCAAACGCATCTGGCATGCGCTGTTCAAACTTCACACGGTCTCCAAATCGTTCATAAATAGCATTTGTATCATGTTTATACTTATACGCATCACGCTGTGTTACACCGACACAAAACTGGTTTTCGGCATCGGAATCCTTAAATTCTCCTCCTGTCACAAGAGAAGCATACTGAGCAAATAAATCAATGGAGTACGCGAAATTGTACATATCAATCGTGTAGCCGCCAGCCAAGCGGTTATTATATTCAAGTGCAACATAATCCCCATCTTCCAATTTAAAAAACTCAATATGGAAAAAGCGTTCTTTCATGCCAAAAGCTTTCACAATCGCCTTTCCATAAGTTTCGAGCTTTGGATCAA
It encodes:
- a CDS encoding alpha/beta hydrolase-fold protein, yielding MHIEHLNHWSGELGREMLLNRYGHSGMPILVFPSSGGTHFEYYDFGIIDVCHDFIESGKVQFFTLASIDSESWLHDSKPAHDRALAHEAYDRYVISEVIPFIKHKTGWFDSMMTTGCSMGAYHALNFFLRHPDVFQTTVALSGVYDVRFFFGDYGNDPLVYENSPSDYIWNQNDGWFIDRYRSADIIICTGRGDWEQDGLPSYFTLKEAFEEKQIPAWFDEWGEDVSHDWAWWRCQMPYYLGKLL